The Microbacterium sp. LWO12-1.2 genome includes a window with the following:
- a CDS encoding SCO4848 family membrane protein — protein sequence MIPLAIVLLLNAAFNAVVWPQFYKRVAKDPRARDENGKATPFLTVHVVLISIALVLALVSALLGIAAFTGAL from the coding sequence GTGATCCCCCTCGCCATCGTGCTCTTGCTCAACGCCGCCTTCAACGCCGTGGTCTGGCCGCAGTTCTACAAGCGGGTCGCGAAGGATCCGCGGGCGCGCGACGAGAACGGCAAGGCGACCCCGTTCCTCACCGTGCACGTGGTGTTGATCTCGATCGCTCTCGTGCTCGCGCTGGTCTCTGCGCTCCTCGGCATCGCCGCGTTCACCGGCGCGTTGTAA
- a CDS encoding MFS transporter: MTTVTAPHRLWRNTRYLTWLVSDTSKGLAAALFGFAIPLLALIITNDPAQAGIIGAAAMIARLLTTLAGGILADRHPRIGLMLWGSLIGIVLAGAFTALALSGSLTFTTLLVIDVLLAARSGLFDVAGESAIKEIVPDDSMGRAQAANQGRDAALQLAGGPLGGLLLGVGGWLVGVVMTLCHLVAALTAWMLGRGRSSKNGDDADEPRRVRPRPATGAPDDPGFDTTPAAKPNAWREMREGFTWLFSRPDLGGVLLIITIINLGFNAAITTMIYALQQDGYPELLIGTISAGIGIAMLAGAIVAPLLVPRIGAGVLTIAGLTVASIAVIVLSTVTTPWAIIAVLGTAVLLLPSLNASMMGYFMVATPTQLLGRANSAAGVLGMGAMPIAPLIAGFGLTMLGRQWTILVCAALCLIAVALAVGNRALRALPVESKWAEHAQQFEVR, from the coding sequence ATGACCACCGTGACCGCACCCCACCGCCTGTGGCGCAACACCCGCTATCTGACCTGGCTCGTGAGCGACACGAGCAAGGGACTCGCGGCAGCGCTGTTCGGATTCGCGATCCCCCTGCTCGCCCTGATCATCACGAACGACCCCGCCCAGGCCGGCATCATCGGTGCCGCGGCGATGATCGCCCGCCTGCTCACCACCCTGGCCGGCGGCATCCTCGCCGACCGTCATCCGCGCATCGGACTCATGCTGTGGGGATCGCTGATCGGCATCGTGCTGGCGGGGGCATTCACGGCCCTCGCCCTCAGCGGCTCGCTCACCTTCACCACGCTGCTCGTGATCGACGTGCTGCTCGCCGCCCGCAGCGGACTGTTCGACGTCGCAGGCGAGAGCGCGATCAAGGAGATCGTGCCCGATGACAGCATGGGGCGCGCGCAGGCAGCGAACCAGGGACGCGATGCCGCGCTGCAGCTCGCCGGAGGACCGCTCGGCGGCCTGCTGCTCGGTGTGGGCGGATGGCTCGTCGGCGTCGTCATGACGCTCTGCCACCTGGTCGCCGCACTGACGGCCTGGATGCTGGGGCGGGGACGCTCGAGCAAAAACGGAGACGATGCCGACGAGCCCCGGCGCGTCCGGCCGCGACCCGCCACCGGCGCGCCGGATGATCCCGGTTTCGACACCACCCCCGCCGCGAAGCCGAACGCCTGGCGGGAGATGCGCGAGGGCTTCACCTGGCTGTTCTCGCGCCCCGACCTGGGTGGCGTGCTGCTCATCATCACGATCATCAACCTGGGCTTCAACGCCGCCATCACGACCATGATCTACGCGCTGCAGCAGGACGGCTATCCGGAGCTCCTGATCGGCACGATCTCGGCCGGGATCGGGATCGCGATGCTCGCCGGCGCGATCGTGGCGCCGCTGCTCGTGCCGCGCATCGGTGCCGGCGTCCTGACGATCGCCGGACTCACAGTCGCCAGCATCGCCGTGATCGTGCTCTCGACGGTGACCACGCCGTGGGCGATCATCGCGGTACTCGGCACTGCCGTGCTGCTGCTGCCGTCGCTCAACGCCAGCATGATGGGCTACTTCATGGTCGCGACTCCGACGCAGCTGCTCGGACGCGCCAACAGCGCGGCCGGTGTGCTGGGCATGGGAGCGATGCCGATCGCGCCGCTGATCGCGGGCTTCGGTCTGACGATGCTCGGGCGGCAGTGGACCATCCTCGTGTGCGCGGCGCTGTGCCTGATCGCCGTCGCGCTGGCCGTCGGCAATCGGGCCCTGCGCGCGCTGCCGGTCGAGTCGAAGTGGGCCGAGCATGCGCAGCAGTTCGAGGTGCGGTGA
- a CDS encoding helix-turn-helix domain-containing protein gives MSEEQKRPDPVWMTSAMLKAYTHPLRRQMLHLFRQREYLRAADIAEALDVAANSASFHLRVLADAGLIEEAPERARDRRDRVWVARRQSLSVGGPENPVADEVLGGVMINAVAEEHSEMLRRVLAWTPEYISGRTTETHAALSQRAVRLTGAEFDALMERIEDVMSEAVEAHDPADPDSRPWQIDLLAADDQI, from the coding sequence ATGAGCGAGGAGCAGAAGCGACCCGATCCGGTGTGGATGACGTCGGCGATGCTCAAGGCCTACACCCATCCGCTCCGCCGGCAGATGCTGCACCTGTTCCGACAGCGCGAGTACCTCCGGGCCGCCGACATCGCCGAGGCGCTGGATGTCGCGGCCAACAGCGCGAGCTTCCACCTGCGCGTGCTCGCCGACGCGGGGCTGATCGAGGAGGCCCCAGAGCGTGCCCGCGACCGCCGTGACCGTGTGTGGGTCGCGCGCAGACAGTCGCTGAGCGTCGGAGGCCCCGAGAACCCGGTCGCCGACGAGGTGCTCGGCGGAGTCATGATCAACGCGGTCGCCGAGGAGCACAGCGAGATGTTGCGCCGCGTGCTCGCCTGGACACCCGAATACATCAGCGGACGCACGACAGAGACGCACGCGGCGCTCTCGCAGCGCGCGGTGCGGTTGACCGGCGCCGAGTTCGACGCGTTGATGGAGCGTATCGAAGACGTGATGTCGGAGGCTGTCGAGGCGCATGACCCCGCCGACCCGGACAGCCGTCCGTGGCAGATCGACCTGCTGGCCGCCGACGACCAGATCTGA
- a CDS encoding ABC transporter ATP-binding protein, with amino-acid sequence MTAVIEVQNLTKTYKDTRALDNVSLSLEAGAIYGLLGRNGAGKTTLMSILTAQNFETSGTVRVFGEHPYENTRVLSRICFVRESQKYPDDAYPKHAFKAASLFFPNWNQGLADELIDAFQLPMKQTIKKLSRGQLSAVGVIIGLASRADLTFFDEPYLGLDAVARQIFYDRLLEDYAEHPRTVILSSHLIDEVSNLIEKVIVIDNGTILLNEDTDAVRDRAVTVVGDAATVDAWVGAREVLHRESLGRVASVTVLGALSPAERAEVTALGLDLAPVSLQQLIVRLTQKADAQSAAKEEVR; translated from the coding sequence ATGACCGCCGTCATCGAGGTGCAGAACCTCACCAAGACCTACAAGGACACCCGCGCGCTCGACAACGTCTCGCTCTCGCTCGAAGCGGGCGCGATCTACGGCCTGCTCGGTCGCAACGGCGCCGGCAAGACGACGCTGATGTCGATCCTCACGGCGCAGAACTTCGAGACCTCCGGCACGGTGCGCGTCTTCGGCGAGCACCCCTACGAGAACACCCGTGTCCTCAGCCGGATCTGCTTCGTGCGCGAGAGCCAGAAGTACCCGGACGACGCCTATCCGAAGCATGCGTTCAAGGCCGCGAGCCTGTTCTTCCCGAACTGGAACCAGGGTCTCGCCGACGAACTGATCGACGCGTTCCAGCTCCCGATGAAGCAGACCATCAAGAAGCTCTCGCGCGGTCAGCTGTCGGCGGTCGGCGTGATCATCGGACTCGCGTCCCGTGCCGACCTCACCTTCTTCGACGAGCCCTACCTCGGACTCGACGCCGTCGCGCGACAGATCTTCTACGACCGGCTCCTCGAGGACTATGCCGAGCATCCGCGCACCGTCATCCTCTCGTCGCACCTGATCGACGAGGTCTCCAATCTCATCGAGAAGGTCATCGTGATCGACAACGGCACGATCCTGCTCAACGAAGACACGGATGCCGTGCGCGACCGCGCTGTCACGGTCGTCGGCGACGCCGCCACGGTCGACGCGTGGGTCGGCGCCCGCGAAGTGCTCCACCGGGAGTCGCTCGGACGCGTCGCCTCGGTCACCGTCCTGGGCGCACTGTCGCCCGCGGAACGCGCCGAGGTCACCGCACTCGGACTCGACCTGGCTCCGGTCTCGCTGCAGCAGCTCATCGTTCGTCTCACCCAGAAGGCGGACGCACAGTCCGCCGCGAAAGAGGAGGTCCGCTGA
- a CDS encoding GntR family transcriptional regulator gives MIEEGKPLFLQIAEQIEDSILGGSLAEESQAPSTNELAAFYRINPATAAKGVAMLTDKGVLYKRRGIGMFVADGAKELLLGERRAAFADRFIDPLLAEARTLGLGADDLADLLRQRAAHPTTTEGKNPA, from the coding sequence GTGATCGAAGAAGGCAAGCCGCTCTTCCTCCAGATCGCCGAGCAGATCGAGGACTCGATCCTGGGCGGCTCTCTCGCCGAAGAGTCACAGGCTCCTTCCACGAACGAGCTCGCGGCGTTCTACCGCATCAACCCGGCCACCGCAGCGAAGGGAGTCGCCATGCTCACCGACAAGGGAGTGCTGTACAAGCGCCGCGGCATCGGCATGTTCGTCGCCGACGGCGCCAAGGAGCTGCTTCTGGGCGAACGGCGCGCAGCCTTCGCCGACCGTTTCATCGACCCGCTCCTCGCCGAGGCCCGCACGCTCGGGCTCGGCGCCGACGACCTCGCGGACCTGCTCCGGCAGCGCGCCGCGCACCCCACCACCACAGAAGGGAAGAACCCCGCATGA
- a CDS encoding class I SAM-dependent methyltransferase, with amino-acid sequence MPDFPYSRLRRWPDVEADNLQAHDATDQLLVERALEAIAVRGLDGSEVAVIGDEYGAITLALTDAGVRGIRVHQDLATGRRALARNAQELGLDGFRSHELDAELLDGARLVLLQLPKALAELEQIADAVARWAASDAVLIAGGRVKHMTLTQNEVLGRSFAQVHAERAARKSRLLVAEGPREVPETPPFPVTAAHDGFSLVAFGGAFAGARIDIGTRVLLDVLGSGRSQLLKTGADHADSGSIRPETARSSGVMNDQAVAPTVVDLGCGTGALAIAYALAHPDARVIATDRSAAAVASARASVAANGLADRITVTHDDAASELPDAGADVVLLNPPFHLGNSIHVGAATRLFEAAARVLKPGGHLLTVFNSSLSYRPELTRLIGPTEQLQRTAKFTVTRSIRRS; translated from the coding sequence GTGCCGGACTTCCCTTACAGCCGCCTGCGTCGGTGGCCCGACGTCGAGGCGGATAACCTCCAGGCCCATGACGCGACCGATCAGCTGCTCGTCGAGAGGGCGCTCGAGGCCATCGCCGTCCGGGGCCTGGACGGCTCGGAAGTCGCCGTGATCGGTGATGAGTACGGGGCGATCACCCTGGCCCTGACGGATGCCGGAGTGCGCGGCATCCGCGTGCATCAGGACCTTGCGACCGGACGCCGTGCCCTCGCCCGCAACGCGCAGGAGCTCGGACTCGACGGCTTCCGCTCGCACGAGCTCGACGCGGAACTGCTCGACGGCGCGCGGCTCGTGCTGCTGCAGTTGCCGAAGGCGCTGGCCGAGCTCGAGCAGATCGCGGATGCCGTCGCCCGGTGGGCCGCGTCTGACGCCGTGCTCATCGCCGGAGGTCGCGTCAAGCACATGACCCTCACGCAGAACGAGGTGCTGGGGCGGAGCTTCGCTCAGGTGCATGCCGAGCGCGCGGCGCGCAAGTCGCGGCTGCTGGTCGCGGAGGGGCCGCGTGAGGTGCCCGAGACGCCGCCGTTCCCTGTCACCGCGGCGCATGACGGCTTCAGCCTCGTGGCCTTCGGGGGTGCGTTCGCCGGCGCCCGGATCGACATCGGCACGCGGGTGCTGCTCGACGTGCTCGGGTCTGGTCGTTCACAACTCCTCAAAACCGGGGCCGATCACGCCGATTCGGGGTCGATTCGGCCCGAAACCGCCCGTTCTTCCGGAGTTATGAACGACCAGGCCGTCGCACCGACCGTGGTTGACCTCGGCTGCGGCACCGGTGCCCTCGCGATCGCCTACGCCCTCGCGCACCCCGACGCGCGGGTCATCGCCACCGATCGCTCGGCTGCGGCCGTCGCCTCCGCCCGTGCGAGTGTCGCGGCGAACGGGCTCGCCGACCGGATCACCGTGACGCACGACGATGCGGCGTCCGAGCTCCCGGACGCCGGCGCTGACGTCGTGCTGCTGAATCCGCCGTTCCACCTCGGCAACAGCATCCACGTGGGTGCGGCCACGCGATTGTTCGAGGCCGCCGCGCGTGTGCTGAAGCCGGGTGGACACCTGCTCACGGTCTTCAACTCCTCGCTCTCGTATCGACCGGAATTGACCCGTTTGATCGGCCCGACCGAGCAGCTGCAGCGCACCGCCAAGTTCACGGTCACGCGCAGCATCCGACGCAGCTGA
- a CDS encoding quaternary amine ABC transporter ATP-binding protein — MSEIALEARNLYKVFGKNPSAAVRRLKAGESRAEVTDSGTAAVIDASFTVNRGEIFVIMGLSGSGKSTIIRMLNGLHETTDGSVIVNGDAITGIPSSRLREIRRDRISMVFQHFALLPHRTVAANVAYPLELKGVGKAERLAKAEEILGLVGLDGQAEKLPSELSGGMQQRVGIARALAADSDILLMDEAFSALDPLIRREMQEQLLELQEKLQKTIVFITHDLNEAMFLGDRIAVMRDGRIVQIGTPEDILTDPANDYVEQFVQDVDRARVLTAANVMERARPVVPDTAGPRTALRQMRDAYMSATYVTGRDRKLLGIVTDRDAVKLVRNGTSTLRDVIKPVPQSVSEDEVLMNLFVPSVESPLPLAVTDAEGRLVGVIPRVTLLAALGPGPGATGELTLPLLPMPQAEIDAVLDDGWTADPPPSTSSGAQGGSGVQGGSGAKGSTDNMIGEVR, encoded by the coding sequence GTGTCCGAAATCGCTCTTGAAGCGCGCAATCTGTACAAGGTGTTCGGGAAGAATCCGAGTGCCGCCGTCCGTCGACTGAAGGCCGGTGAGAGCAGAGCAGAAGTCACCGATTCCGGAACCGCCGCCGTCATCGATGCCAGCTTCACCGTGAACCGTGGAGAGATCTTCGTGATCATGGGGCTCTCCGGCTCCGGCAAGTCGACCATCATCCGCATGCTCAACGGCCTGCACGAGACCACCGACGGCTCCGTCATCGTGAACGGCGACGCCATCACCGGCATCCCGAGCTCGCGGCTGCGCGAGATCCGCCGCGACCGCATCTCGATGGTGTTCCAGCACTTCGCCCTGCTGCCGCACCGCACCGTGGCCGCGAACGTGGCCTACCCGCTTGAGCTCAAGGGTGTCGGCAAGGCCGAGCGCCTCGCGAAGGCCGAGGAGATCCTCGGACTCGTGGGCCTCGACGGGCAGGCCGAGAAGCTGCCGTCCGAACTCTCCGGAGGTATGCAGCAGCGTGTGGGTATCGCCCGGGCGCTCGCTGCCGACAGCGACATCCTGCTCATGGACGAGGCGTTCAGCGCGCTCGACCCGCTCATCCGCCGTGAGATGCAGGAGCAGCTGCTCGAACTGCAGGAGAAGCTGCAGAAGACGATCGTCTTCATCACGCACGACCTCAACGAGGCGATGTTCCTCGGAGACCGGATCGCCGTGATGCGCGACGGTCGCATCGTGCAGATCGGCACGCCGGAGGACATCCTCACCGACCCCGCGAACGACTACGTCGAGCAGTTCGTGCAGGACGTCGACCGCGCCCGCGTGCTCACCGCCGCGAACGTCATGGAGCGGGCGCGCCCCGTCGTCCCCGACACCGCCGGTCCGCGCACGGCCCTGCGCCAGATGCGCGACGCCTACATGTCGGCCACCTACGTCACCGGCCGCGACCGCAAGCTGCTGGGCATCGTGACCGACCGCGACGCCGTGAAGCTCGTGCGCAACGGCACGTCGACGCTGCGCGATGTCATCAAGCCCGTGCCGCAGAGCGTGAGCGAGGACGAGGTGCTGATGAACCTGTTCGTGCCCTCGGTCGAGTCCCCGCTCCCGCTCGCGGTGACGGATGCCGAAGGCCGACTGGTCGGCGTCATCCCGCGCGTGACTCTGCTCGCCGCATTGGGCCCCGGCCCTGGGGCGACCGGCGAGCTGACGCTCCCGCTGCTGCCGATGCCCCAGGCCGAGATCGACGCCGTGCTGGATGACGGCTGGACGGCGGATCCGCCCCCTTCGACAAGCTCAGGGGCCCAGGGCGGCTCAGGGGTCCAGGGCGGCTCAGGGGCCAAGGGCAGTACCGACAACATGATCGGGGAGGTGCGCTGA
- a CDS encoding ABC transporter permease: MDGFRIPIGTWVATGVDWIKANLDGLLDVVSFVVNFLVDSLTRALLSPHFVVIIVVAALIAWVVRSWQLAIGTVVSFGLIVAMNLWVPAMQTLALVLVAAVVAVLIAVPLGIWSARNSSVRAVLKPVLDFMQTMPAFVYLIPAIVFFGIGVVPGLVATVIFALPPGVRLTELGIRGVDSETVEAGQAFGAKPGQILRGIQLPLAMPTIMAGVNQVIMLALSMAVIAGMAGADGLGKMVVEAISTINIPKGVEAGLGVVLIAVFLDRVTAALGSAGQNPSSLLGVLARRRTKQRADAASAASHEEQPADERTPALTH; this comes from the coding sequence ATGGATGGTTTCCGCATTCCCATCGGAACCTGGGTCGCGACCGGTGTCGACTGGATCAAGGCCAACCTCGACGGTCTGCTCGACGTCGTCTCGTTCGTCGTGAACTTCCTCGTCGACTCGCTCACCCGCGCGCTGCTGAGCCCGCACTTCGTGGTCATCATCGTGGTCGCCGCCCTCATCGCCTGGGTCGTGCGGTCGTGGCAGCTCGCGATCGGCACGGTCGTGTCGTTCGGACTGATCGTCGCCATGAACCTCTGGGTTCCGGCGATGCAGACGCTCGCCCTGGTGCTGGTCGCCGCCGTGGTCGCCGTGCTGATCGCCGTGCCCCTGGGCATCTGGTCGGCGCGCAACTCCTCGGTGCGCGCGGTGCTCAAGCCCGTGCTCGACTTCATGCAGACCATGCCGGCGTTCGTGTACCTGATCCCCGCGATCGTGTTCTTCGGCATCGGCGTGGTCCCCGGACTCGTCGCGACGGTCATCTTCGCGCTGCCCCCGGGCGTGCGACTGACCGAGCTCGGCATCCGCGGTGTCGATTCCGAGACCGTCGAGGCCGGACAGGCCTTCGGCGCGAAGCCGGGGCAGATCCTGCGCGGCATCCAGCTTCCGCTCGCGATGCCGACCATCATGGCTGGCGTCAACCAGGTCATCATGCTCGCCCTGTCGATGGCGGTCATCGCCGGAATGGCGGGCGCCGACGGTCTGGGGAAGATGGTCGTCGAGGCGATCTCGACCATCAACATCCCCAAGGGTGTCGAAGCCGGTCTCGGTGTCGTACTGATCGCGGTCTTCCTCGACCGCGTCACGGCCGCCCTGGGATCCGCCGGGCAGAACCCGTCGTCCCTGCTCGGGGTGCTCGCACGCCGCCGCACGAAGCAGCGCGCGGATGCGGCATCCGCTGCGTCGCACGAGGAGCAGCCGGCCGACGAACGCACCCCCGCGCTCACGCACTGA
- a CDS encoding glycine betaine ABC transporter substrate-binding protein: MKKKILSIAALGVATSLTLAGCSGDGMGGTGGGSGSSDSGSGDKGTITLGFLPSWTDGLSTAYLLQNQLEKIGYTVEMKTLTEAGPLYTGLAQGDVDMYPSAWPELTHASYMEQYGDDIEDLGTYYDNAKLTIAVPEYSELTSIEDLKGKGADFDGKIIGIEPGAGLTAQTEKMIPAYGLEGEYQLVTSSTAAMLTELKTATDKQEDLVVTLWRPFWANDSFGMKDLEDPMGAMGEAEGLHFLGTKGFADEFPEAAELIEKIKLDDAQYGSLEDLVVNEYGEGKEADAVDEWLKQYGDQFDWVVTS; encoded by the coding sequence ATGAAGAAGAAGATCCTCAGCATCGCGGCGCTCGGCGTCGCGACATCCCTCACCCTCGCCGGTTGCAGTGGCGACGGCATGGGCGGCACCGGCGGCGGCTCCGGCAGCAGCGACAGCGGCTCCGGTGACAAGGGCACGATCACGCTGGGCTTCCTGCCCTCGTGGACCGACGGACTCAGCACGGCGTACCTGCTGCAGAACCAGCTCGAGAAGATCGGCTACACGGTCGAGATGAAGACGCTCACCGAAGCGGGCCCGCTCTACACCGGCCTCGCGCAGGGCGACGTCGACATGTACCCGTCGGCATGGCCCGAGCTGACGCATGCGTCTTACATGGAGCAGTACGGCGACGACATCGAGGATCTCGGCACGTACTACGACAATGCCAAGCTCACCATCGCGGTGCCGGAGTACTCCGAGCTCACCTCGATCGAGGACCTCAAGGGCAAGGGTGCCGACTTCGACGGCAAGATCATTGGCATCGAGCCGGGTGCGGGTCTGACCGCCCAGACCGAGAAGATGATCCCGGCGTATGGCCTCGAGGGCGAGTACCAGCTGGTCACCTCGTCGACGGCGGCGATGCTCACCGAGCTGAAGACCGCGACCGACAAGCAGGAGGACCTCGTCGTCACGCTGTGGCGTCCGTTCTGGGCCAACGACTCCTTCGGCATGAAGGACCTCGAAGACCCCATGGGCGCCATGGGCGAGGCTGAGGGTCTGCACTTCCTCGGCACGAAGGGCTTCGCGGACGAGTTCCCCGAGGCAGCAGAGCTGATCGAGAAGATCAAGCTCGACGACGCGCAGTACGGTTCGCTCGAGGACCTGGTCGTCAACGAGTACGGCGAGGGCAAGGAAGCGGATGCCGTGGACGAGTGGCTGAAGCAGTACGGCGACCAGTTCGACTGGGTCGTCACCAGCTGA
- a CDS encoding sensor histidine kinase codes for MSFRTRLVLIIAGVFIAAGAALLTVQYLVVQQLFATAIDTTAASCVPSMSVAQPSPVTSPTEGTDMTGVSPLTDSSGFLYGATTGCAYFAETADVADLQITTQMQTLSLDAVEGAVLQQSTFLADEVGGGLLLWSIVVLVAFTGVAAAIAFWLARRSLDRIGEVTAAARDISERDLGRRLDLPGPDDEIKELGDTIDGMLDRLQSAFTAQDRFVANASHELRTPLTTTRTALEIPLEQGAVPADLQANMQRALRATEQSERLITALLSLARARTGLDEVEPVELRELVEGQVEDLDAQEIEVHTDLRDLTVEGDTVLLARAVRNLLENGIRHNVPDGELWVRCRRERGRALIEVENTGAPLTPATVELLTEPFYRGDASRTSAGPDGTGLGLAIVQSIAKTHGGEVRLRARKGGGLIAAIVLPL; via the coding sequence ATGAGCTTCCGCACCCGGTTGGTGCTGATCATCGCCGGAGTGTTCATCGCCGCGGGTGCCGCACTGCTCACGGTGCAGTACCTGGTGGTGCAGCAGTTGTTCGCCACGGCGATCGACACGACGGCTGCGAGCTGTGTGCCGTCGATGTCGGTCGCGCAGCCCTCACCGGTGACGAGCCCCACCGAGGGGACCGACATGACGGGTGTCTCACCCCTCACCGACAGCAGCGGCTTTCTCTACGGAGCCACCACCGGATGCGCCTATTTCGCCGAGACCGCCGACGTCGCCGATCTCCAGATCACCACGCAGATGCAGACCCTGTCACTGGACGCTGTCGAAGGAGCGGTGCTGCAACAGTCGACGTTCCTCGCGGATGAGGTCGGCGGCGGCCTGCTGCTCTGGTCGATCGTGGTGCTCGTGGCCTTCACCGGAGTCGCCGCCGCGATCGCGTTCTGGCTCGCGCGACGCTCCCTCGACCGCATCGGGGAGGTCACCGCCGCCGCGCGCGACATCTCGGAGCGCGACCTCGGACGTCGGCTCGACCTGCCGGGCCCCGACGACGAGATCAAGGAGCTGGGCGACACGATCGACGGAATGCTCGACCGCCTGCAGTCCGCCTTCACCGCTCAGGACCGCTTCGTGGCGAACGCCTCGCACGAGCTGCGCACCCCGCTGACCACGACCAGGACGGCCCTGGAGATCCCCCTCGAACAGGGTGCCGTGCCGGCGGATCTGCAGGCCAACATGCAACGCGCCCTGCGGGCCACCGAGCAGAGTGAGCGCCTCATCACCGCGCTGCTCTCCCTCGCCCGCGCGCGCACCGGGCTGGACGAGGTCGAGCCGGTCGAGCTCCGTGAGCTCGTCGAGGGCCAGGTGGAAGACCTCGACGCCCAGGAGATCGAGGTGCACACCGACCTCCGCGACCTCACGGTCGAAGGCGACACGGTGCTGCTGGCCAGAGCAGTGCGCAACCTGCTCGAGAACGGCATCCGTCACAATGTGCCGGACGGCGAACTGTGGGTGCGCTGCCGTCGTGAACGCGGACGCGCCCTCATCGAGGTCGAGAACACCGGCGCCCCGCTCACGCCGGCCACCGTGGAGCTGCTCACCGAGCCGTTCTACCGCGGAGACGCGAGTCGCACCTCTGCCGGCCCCGATGGCACCGGACTGGGGCTCGCCATCGTGCAGAGCATCGCCAAGACGCACGGCGGCGAGGTGCGCCTTCGTGCCCGGAAGGGCGGCGGCCTGATCGCCGCGATCGTCCTGCCGCTCTGA
- a CDS encoding response regulator transcription factor, whose amino-acid sequence MRLLLVEDEADLADTLADGLRREGYLVDVARDGASALTAAASADVDVIVLDRDLPVLSGDAVCRTLVAQEYPARILMLTAAGTLNDRVEGLDLGADDYLAKPFAYVELLARLRALGRRGQSARASAVLEFAGVRLDVGRRIVERDGTPIRLTLKEFGVLETLLAAEGGYVSADDLLDEVWDEPQERTRGVVKIVVHTLRRKLGSPEVVQSAAGHGYRVGTT is encoded by the coding sequence ATGCGACTGCTGCTGGTGGAAGACGAGGCCGACCTGGCCGACACCCTGGCCGACGGTCTGCGCCGGGAGGGCTACCTCGTGGATGTCGCGCGCGACGGTGCCAGCGCCCTGACCGCGGCCGCATCCGCCGATGTCGACGTGATCGTGCTCGACCGCGACCTGCCCGTGCTGAGCGGCGACGCCGTGTGCCGCACTCTCGTGGCGCAGGAGTATCCGGCCCGCATCCTGATGCTCACGGCGGCCGGCACCCTCAACGACCGCGTCGAAGGTCTCGACCTCGGTGCCGACGACTACCTCGCCAAGCCGTTCGCGTACGTCGAGCTGCTCGCCCGCCTGCGCGCACTCGGTCGCCGCGGGCAATCCGCACGGGCGAGTGCCGTCCTGGAGTTCGCCGGAGTGCGCCTCGACGTCGGCCGGCGCATCGTGGAACGCGACGGCACGCCGATCCGGCTCACGCTCAAGGAGTTCGGCGTTCTCGAGACACTGCTCGCTGCCGAGGGCGGATACGTCAGCGCCGACGATCTGCTCGACGAGGTGTGGGACGAACCGCAGGAACGCACCCGCGGCGTGGTCAAGATCGTGGTCCACACGCTGCGGCGCAAGCTCGGGTCACCCGAGGTCGTCCAGTCGGCGGCTGGTCACGGCTATCGAGTGGGGACGACATGA